A part of Ignavibacteriales bacterium genomic DNA contains:
- a CDS encoding T9SS type A sorting domain-containing protein gives MKRFLTVLFILSVVSISQAQWVVQNFDNAVGPFFLDPPELNVNWFTNGTASFMNLSNDPDHYEGTGSMKVDYSIEGAEGWGGYGVRTTYTPGNTDALPYLDFSTGTHLSMWYKVTNPVAFSQDGTFFMEVKLAEINAAGERDLWLHHTAIDFSDVSGGWINVLMPLVEIEQGGDNTQGFVYQFADGDGTLQLDKIKGFEMAFVYLTAGGGTPPPTASGSILLDKMEVIGSRYTPLHTFDDTPSDFFVVDAFTGSATLSNNNSDYVEGTGSMELDYTVNCSESWGGYLNMQRNLAAPPDSFGNRTALDLFIKNPTPHVGTNDRLTMRFFVIENNTGVNEDWVLEVPIDLDQASEWTRYYMPLDTGLIWTDPDGHQHFPNDGFAQPWWNPQGDQQFNPTSIVAWKIELSGGGNEYGTQGEQLSGTLLFDVLQQSGFQFDDHEPPPAPQSIAVFPGTNTNLVTWADVPDESGEHYDVYASNNPITDITAPGVDLIAPNIPEDIQVYEHLLLSPKVSESVTFYYAIVCTDFAGNIGEPGFSGGTTNDAVGVAVVSFDIPNFVADGDLGEWQGIQEFKMYADDTDPFGHPQYTIEDDADCSASAWLAIDQEYLYVAYDVDDDVFYPVDATLGSWLLDAPDLFLGLYNWEGAMHASYQRGDNPDYHLRFNEQLARNDDGTASYDSLLVEGPNYFFGEKFPSGYVVEARILLSDLATKRNDPNATTDRIYITQGMRIPVDFGINDNDGDPVAQREGIMFYSATNQDVGWQHPNKWSYTWAEDWVLDAGNDGQVVTNYSLSQNYPNPFNPTTQIHYSIEKAGNVSLKVYDVLGRQVAELVNTNQAPGQYTVNFNGESLASGVYLFKIESGSFTDTKKMILMK, from the coding sequence ATGAAAAGATTTTTAACAGTTCTTTTCATATTATCCGTTGTGTCTATCTCTCAGGCGCAATGGGTTGTTCAAAATTTCGACAATGCGGTTGGTCCCTTTTTTCTTGACCCGCCTGAGTTGAATGTGAACTGGTTTACCAATGGCACTGCTAGTTTTATGAACCTTAGTAATGATCCCGACCATTATGAAGGCACGGGATCAATGAAGGTTGATTATTCTATCGAAGGTGCCGAAGGCTGGGGCGGCTATGGCGTAAGGACCACATATACACCCGGCAATACAGATGCTCTACCTTATCTTGATTTTTCTACCGGCACTCATCTAAGTATGTGGTATAAAGTTACTAATCCGGTTGCATTTAGTCAGGATGGTACATTTTTTATGGAAGTCAAGCTTGCCGAAATTAATGCCGCAGGTGAAAGAGACCTTTGGCTGCATCATACAGCAATTGATTTTTCAGATGTTTCAGGCGGTTGGATAAATGTCTTGATGCCATTAGTAGAGATAGAACAAGGAGGTGACAATACCCAGGGATTTGTATATCAATTCGCTGATGGCGATGGTACTCTCCAACTTGATAAAATTAAAGGATTTGAAATGGCGTTTGTTTATCTAACAGCAGGCGGCGGAACACCTCCCCCAACTGCCTCGGGTTCAATTCTTTTAGATAAAATGGAAGTAATCGGAAGCCGCTATACACCACTTCATACTTTTGATGATACTCCTTCCGACTTTTTTGTAGTTGATGCTTTTACAGGTTCCGCTACATTATCCAATAACAATTCGGACTATGTTGAAGGAACAGGTTCTATGGAGTTAGATTATACGGTTAACTGTTCCGAAAGCTGGGGCGGTTATCTTAACATGCAAAGAAACCTTGCAGCCCCTCCTGATAGTTTTGGAAACAGAACTGCATTAGATCTTTTTATAAAAAATCCTACTCCTCATGTTGGAACAAACGATCGTTTAACAATGCGCTTCTTTGTTATAGAGAATAATACCGGTGTAAATGAGGACTGGGTTTTAGAGGTTCCAATTGATCTTGACCAGGCTTCGGAATGGACAAGATATTATATGCCATTGGATACCGGACTGATCTGGACAGATCCTGACGGGCATCAGCACTTTCCGAATGACGGCTTTGCTCAACCCTGGTGGAATCCTCAAGGTGATCAGCAATTTAACCCCACCTCAATAGTTGCCTGGAAAATTGAACTTTCGGGTGGAGGTAATGAGTATGGAACACAAGGTGAACAACTATCAGGAACTCTTTTGTTCGATGTTCTTCAACAATCAGGTTTCCAATTTGATGATCATGAGCCTCCTCCGGCTCCTCAATCCATTGCAGTATTTCCCGGCACAAATACTAACTTAGTAACCTGGGCTGATGTACCTGATGAATCAGGTGAGCATTATGATGTTTATGCAAGCAATAATCCTATTACCGATATTACAGCTCCCGGTGTTGATTTAATTGCTCCTAATATTCCCGAAGATATTCAGGTTTATGAACATTTACTATTATCTCCTAAAGTAAGTGAATCAGTAACTTTTTACTACGCAATCGTATGTACCGATTTTGCTGGAAATATCGGCGAACCCGGATTTTCCGGCGGTACAACAAACGATGCTGTTGGAGTTGCTGTAGTTTCATTTGATATTCCAAACTTTGTCGCTGATGGCGACTTAGGCGAATGGCAGGGAATTCAGGAATTCAAAATGTATGCTGATGATACCGATCCTTTTGGTCATCCTCAATATACTATCGAAGACGATGCTGATTGTTCTGCATCAGCATGGTTAGCTATAGACCAGGAATATTTATATGTAGCTTACGATGTAGATGATGATGTTTTTTACCCTGTTGATGCAACTTTAGGTTCCTGGTTACTTGATGCACCTGATTTATTTTTAGGGCTCTATAATTGGGAAGGGGCAATGCATGCTTCCTATCAACGTGGAGACAATCCTGACTATCACCTAAGATTCAATGAGCAGCTTGCCAGAAATGATGACGGCACAGCTTCTTATGATTCGCTTCTTGTTGAAGGTCCAAATTATTTCTTTGGTGAAAAATTCCCTTCAGGCTATGTAGTTGAAGCGAGAATTTTACTGAGTGATCTTGCAACAAAAAGAAATGATCCGAATGCAACTACAGATAGAATATATATTACTCAGGGAATGAGAATTCCGGTTGATTTTGGTATTAATGATAATGATGGAGACCCTGTTGCACAACGAGAAGGCATAATGTTCTACTCTGCAACAAATCAGGATGTGGGTTGGCAGCATCCAAATAAATGGTCATATACCTGGGCAGAAGACTGGGTATTGGATGCAGGAAACGACGGACAGGTAGTAACCAATTACAGCTTGTCGCAAAATTATCCTAATCCATTTAACCCGACTACACAGATTCATTACTCAATTGAAAAAGCCGGTAATGTTTCATTAAAGGTTTATGATGTCCTTGGTCGTCAGGTAGCTGAGTTAGTGAATACTAATCAGGCTCCGGGTCAATACACAGTAAACTTTAATGGTGAATCACTCGCTTCCGGTGTTTATCTATTCAAGATAGAAAGCGGTTCGTTTACCGATACTAAAAAAATGATTTTAATGAAGTAA
- a CDS encoding SGNH/GDSL hydrolase family protein, producing MKRVDESGFLQYSSGRKSKNKILFLGDSVTMGIGVENDSTFAGILNNSSAMITILNPSLIGYSSHDYKNIVKKLIDDEKNESGIKHIYIFWCLNDVYSNLPVSDSPEIANDSFWNEIVIFLRNNYHFYHLLKSIISDRPKAYYLYDKNFYKREDKHFKQALNDLIEIDSLAKENQLNVNLFLLPYEYQLRDNLYRQRNSPQKLLTKKLKFSSIKTHDCAAAFNIDENVDDYYLFGDGIHFSILGHKAMAKFIAQQIKN from the coding sequence TTGAAACGAGTTGATGAATCAGGATTCTTGCAATACTCATCCGGAAGAAAATCAAAAAATAAAATTTTATTTCTCGGAGATTCTGTCACGATGGGTATCGGAGTAGAAAATGATTCGACATTTGCGGGCATACTTAATAATTCGTCTGCTATGATTACAATTCTTAACCCTTCCTTAATCGGGTATTCAAGTCACGACTACAAAAACATTGTCAAAAAGTTAATTGATGATGAAAAAAATGAATCAGGAATAAAACACATTTACATCTTCTGGTGTTTGAATGATGTTTACTCCAACCTTCCCGTTTCCGATTCACCTGAAATTGCAAATGATTCCTTTTGGAATGAGATAGTAATTTTCCTGCGGAATAATTACCATTTCTATCATTTGCTCAAGAGCATTATTTCGGATCGCCCAAAAGCTTATTATCTATATGATAAAAACTTTTATAAAAGAGAGGATAAACATTTCAAGCAAGCTCTTAACGATTTAATTGAAATTGATAGCCTCGCAAAAGAAAACCAATTAAATGTTAATTTATTTTTACTGCCTTATGAATATCAGTTGCGTGATAATTTATACAGACAAAGAAACTCCCCCCAAAAATTATTAACTAAGAAATTAAAATTCTCAAGTATAAAAACTCACGATTGCGCTGCTGCTTTTAATATTGATGAAAATGTTGACGACTACTATCTCTTCGGTGACGGGATTCATTTTTCTATTCTAGGGCATAAGGCTATGGCAAAATTTATAGCGCAGCAAATAAAAAATTGA
- a CDS encoding glycoside hydrolase family 3 C-terminal domain-containing protein — translation MKSKLLIVLSIIVIAFISLSFKDSGEGIKMKSAYLNKSLCIEERVEDLLKRMTLEEKIEMLGGTGFETKAIKRLNIPPLNMSDGPLGVRWDNSTALPSGILLGATWNPDIVTEFGKVLATETKAKGRNVILAPCVNIARIPMGGRNFESFGEDPFLTSRIAVNYIKGVQKENVVATVKHFAANNQEHQRDFVNTIVDERTLNEIYFPAFKSAVEEANVLAVMCAYNKLNGPYCSENDFLLVDVLKNKWKFNGLVMSDWGAVHTSLPVFNGGLDLEMPEGKYLNKETLLDKLKSGELSVSKLDDKVRRILRVMFTIGLFDDYKFDSTKVNTDEHKQVALNIAKEGIVLLKNDNSILPLDLNKIKSIAVIGPNSKVAVTGGGGSSMVVPFKSVSPLEALQNKIGSKVKINFAQGSMINGDTNPIDPKFLFTEKNQKENGLKGEYFTNMNLEGEPVKVIVDNQINFMWNDEGPFEDFQKDNFSVRWTGYVKPEKSGAITFDVGSDDGVRLYIDDELVINDWNDHAYLTNSYNKKLVAGNLYKIKLEYYENGGGAIVKFGWRKPNDQLITDAITTAKNSDIVIIFAGTNANYESEGFDRKDLVLPNEQDDLIRGVADVNPNTIVVLTTGSPVLMDKWLDNVDGLIEAWFAGEQSGNAIAEVLLGETNPSGKLPLTFPKRWEDCSAYDTYKKLDSTTVYEDGIYVGYRHFEKNNIKPLFPFGFGLSYTTFKYNDLKLSSKEITKNNKLTVTLKVENTGNVKGSEVVQLYVKDVQSSVDRPVKELKSFKKVSLNPGEEKTVEMIIDKSALSFFDPKTKGWTAENGEFEILIGSSSQDIKLREKFSLK, via the coding sequence ATGAAATCAAAACTACTTATTGTATTATCAATAATAGTAATAGCTTTTATATCACTAAGCTTTAAAGACAGTGGTGAAGGAATAAAAATGAAATCTGCTTATTTAAATAAATCTTTATGTATCGAAGAACGAGTTGAAGACCTGTTAAAGCGAATGACGCTTGAAGAAAAAATTGAAATGCTTGGCGGAACCGGGTTTGAAACAAAAGCTATTAAACGACTTAACATTCCACCATTAAATATGTCTGATGGTCCGCTTGGCGTCCGCTGGGATAATTCAACCGCTTTGCCATCCGGAATTTTACTTGGCGCAACCTGGAATCCAGATATCGTAACTGAGTTTGGAAAAGTTCTTGCGACAGAAACAAAAGCGAAAGGCAGGAATGTAATTCTGGCTCCTTGCGTTAACATTGCTCGCATTCCAATGGGCGGAAGAAATTTTGAAAGCTTTGGTGAAGATCCATTTCTTACTTCTCGCATTGCCGTTAATTATATAAAAGGTGTGCAGAAAGAAAATGTTGTTGCAACAGTAAAACATTTTGCAGCAAATAACCAGGAACATCAACGCGATTTTGTAAACACAATTGTTGATGAACGAACTTTGAATGAAATATACTTTCCTGCTTTCAAATCGGCAGTTGAAGAAGCAAATGTGCTTGCAGTTATGTGTGCGTACAATAAACTGAATGGTCCTTATTGCAGCGAAAATGATTTTCTATTGGTTGATGTATTAAAAAATAAATGGAAGTTCAACGGATTGGTTATGTCCGATTGGGGCGCTGTTCATACTTCTCTTCCTGTCTTTAACGGTGGATTAGATCTTGAAATGCCAGAGGGAAAATATTTAAACAAAGAAACTCTTCTAGATAAACTTAAAAGCGGCGAACTCAGCGTATCAAAACTTGATGATAAAGTTAGAAGAATCTTAAGAGTAATGTTTACAATTGGGTTGTTTGACGATTATAAATTTGATTCAACAAAAGTTAATACTGATGAGCATAAACAAGTTGCATTAAATATTGCAAAAGAAGGAATTGTATTATTAAAGAATGATAATTCTATTCTTCCATTAGATTTGAATAAAATAAAATCAATAGCCGTAATTGGACCTAACAGTAAAGTGGCAGTTACTGGTGGTGGTGGCAGTTCAATGGTTGTACCATTTAAATCTGTTAGTCCGCTTGAAGCATTGCAAAATAAAATAGGCAGCAAAGTAAAGATTAATTTTGCTCAGGGTTCGATGATCAATGGTGATACAAATCCAATTGACCCTAAATTTTTATTCACAGAAAAAAATCAAAAAGAAAATGGATTGAAAGGCGAATATTTTACTAATATGAATCTTGAAGGCGAACCGGTAAAAGTGATAGTCGATAATCAAATAAACTTTATGTGGAATGATGAGGGTCCGTTTGAAGATTTTCAAAAAGATAATTTTTCTGTTAGATGGACAGGATATGTAAAACCCGAAAAATCAGGAGCAATTACTTTTGATGTTGGTAGTGATGATGGTGTACGATTATATATAGATGATGAGCTTGTAATAAACGATTGGAACGATCATGCTTACTTAACCAATTCTTACAATAAAAAGTTAGTTGCAGGCAATCTTTACAAAATAAAATTAGAGTATTATGAAAACGGTGGCGGTGCCATAGTAAAATTTGGATGGAGAAAACCAAATGATCAATTGATTACTGATGCAATTACAACCGCAAAGAATTCTGATATTGTAATAATTTTTGCTGGGACAAATGCTAATTATGAAAGCGAAGGATTTGACAGAAAAGATTTGGTGCTTCCAAACGAACAGGATGATTTAATTAGAGGAGTTGCAGATGTAAATCCAAATACAATTGTTGTCTTAACAACCGGCTCACCTGTTTTAATGGATAAATGGTTAGATAATGTTGATGGCTTGATTGAAGCATGGTTTGCAGGTGAACAATCTGGCAATGCAATTGCAGAAGTTTTACTTGGAGAAACTAATCCATCCGGCAAATTACCATTGACTTTCCCAAAACGATGGGAAGATTGTTCTGCTTATGATACTTATAAAAAATTAGACAGCACAACAGTTTATGAAGATGGAATCTATGTTGGTTACAGACATTTTGAAAAGAATAATATCAAACCACTTTTCCCTTTTGGGTTTGGTTTAAGTTATACAACATTTAAATACAATGACTTAAAATTGTCATCAAAAGAAATCACAAAGAACAATAAATTAACTGTAACATTAAAAGTTGAGAATACGGGAAATGTAAAAGGGAGTGAAGTTGTTCAGCTTTACGTTAAAGATGTACAATCAAGTGTTGATCGCCCAGTGAAGGAATTAAAATCATTTAAGAAAGTAAGTTTAAATCCTGGCGAAGAAAAAACTGTTGAAATGATAATTGATAAATCAGCGCTTTCATTCTTTGATCCCAAAACAAAAGGATGGACTGCAGAAAATGGTGAGTTTGAAATCTTAATTGGAAGTTCATCACAGGATATTAAGTTGAGAGAAAAATTTAGTTTGAAGTAA
- a CDS encoding glycoside hydrolase family 5 protein, with amino-acid sequence MDIYKINQLLKKSHFDNLSVTKIIYLFTFTLFFISSAFSQDGFVSVKGKEIVTPDGKPILLKGMNLGNWLVPEGYMFHFQKVSSPRMIYDLFDILIGEEDANHFWDSFRENYITKEDIHFIKSLGFNSIRIPFNWKLFITEYPERKLEGVGYALLDRVIKWCKEENLYVIIDMHCAPGGQTGDNIDDSYGYPFLFESPASQLQTIKIWHKLAEIYKDETIIIGYDLLNEPIAHYFDKDKLNLTLEPLYKRITESIREVDKNHIVFLGGAQWNTNFEPFGPPFDDKLVYSFHTYWTEVKQDVIQRHVDLRDKFNAPIWLGESGENTNEWISGFRTLLEENNIGWCFWPYKKMNSDRGIVSINQPENFDLIIKFAEGGGLDYGYIRDNRPDFEKVRASLKQYLENCKLKNCVVNDEYINALGVK; translated from the coding sequence ATGGATATTTATAAAATTAACCAGTTGCTAAAAAAGTCACACTTCGACAATCTCAGTGTGACAAAGATAATCTATCTATTTACATTTACATTATTTTTTATAAGCTCCGCTTTTTCGCAAGATGGATTTGTATCCGTAAAAGGGAAAGAAATTGTAACTCCCGATGGTAAACCAATTTTGTTAAAGGGAATGAATCTTGGCAACTGGCTTGTACCGGAAGGTTATATGTTTCACTTTCAAAAAGTAAGTTCACCAAGAATGATTTATGATTTATTTGATATTTTAATTGGCGAAGAAGATGCAAATCATTTCTGGGATTCATTCAGAGAAAATTACATCACTAAAGAAGATATTCATTTTATAAAAAGTCTTGGATTCAACTCAATCAGAATTCCATTTAACTGGAAATTATTTATTACTGAATATCCAGAAAGAAAATTAGAAGGAGTTGGTTACGCATTATTAGATCGAGTAATCAAATGGTGCAAAGAAGAAAATCTTTACGTAATAATTGATATGCACTGTGCACCTGGCGGTCAAACCGGTGACAACATTGATGATAGTTATGGTTATCCATTTTTGTTTGAAAGTCCTGCGAGCCAGCTTCAAACAATAAAAATCTGGCATAAGCTTGCAGAAATTTATAAAGATGAAACAATAATAATTGGTTATGATTTATTAAATGAGCCTATCGCACATTATTTTGATAAAGATAAATTAAACTTAACACTTGAACCGCTTTACAAAAGAATAACTGAATCAATAAGAGAGGTTGATAAAAATCATATAGTGTTTCTCGGCGGCGCACAGTGGAATACAAATTTTGAACCTTTCGGTCCCCCGTTTGATGATAAACTTGTTTATTCATTTCACACGTACTGGACAGAAGTTAAACAAGATGTTATTCAGCGCCACGTAGATTTAAGAGATAAATTTAATGCACCGATCTGGCTTGGGGAATCAGGTGAAAACACAAACGAATGGATAAGCGGTTTTAGAACTTTGCTTGAAGAAAATAATATTGGCTGGTGTTTTTGGCCTTACAAAAAAATGAATAGTGATCGAGGAATTGTTTCAATCAATCAACCGGAAAATTTTGATTTGATAATTAAGTTTGCTGAAGGCGGTGGACTGGATTATGGATACATCAGAGATAACAGACCCGATTTTGAAAAAGTTAGAGCGTCATTAAAACAGTATTTAGAAAATTGCAAGCTTAAAAATTGTGTTGTTAATGATGAATATATTAATGCACTTGGTGTTAAATAA
- a CDS encoding prolyl oligopeptidase family serine peptidase encodes MIYSSSVNAQSERQTFNNFEKEIKLTLTANYLLYLPIDYNESDRDFPLVLFLHGSGERGTDIEKVKIHGLPKLIGEGKDFPFIVVSPQCPDDIFWNVDVLIALLDEMELTYRVDRNKIYVTGLSMGGHATWELALRQPNRFAAIAPVCGWADTSKANTISKIPIWVFHGAKDNVVPVNAAEDMVKALKNYGSNVKLTIYPEANHDSWTETYNNEELYEWFLEQSLERK; translated from the coding sequence ATGATTTATTCATCATCAGTAAACGCACAATCAGAAAGACAAACATTTAATAATTTTGAGAAGGAAATTAAACTGACACTAACGGCGAATTATCTTCTCTACCTTCCAATAGATTATAACGAATCAGATAGAGATTTTCCACTTGTACTATTTCTTCATGGATCGGGTGAAAGAGGAACTGATATTGAAAAAGTTAAAATTCATGGACTCCCTAAGTTAATTGGCGAAGGGAAAGATTTTCCATTCATTGTGGTTTCGCCGCAATGTCCCGATGATATTTTCTGGAATGTTGATGTTTTAATAGCATTACTTGATGAGATGGAATTAACATATCGTGTGGATAGAAATAAAATTTACGTTACCGGTTTAAGTATGGGTGGGCATGCGACATGGGAACTGGCACTAAGACAACCAAATCGTTTTGCAGCAATTGCTCCGGTTTGCGGCTGGGCTGATACTTCAAAAGCAAATACAATTTCTAAAATACCTATTTGGGTTTTTCATGGTGCTAAGGATAATGTTGTGCCTGTTAATGCTGCAGAGGATATGGTAAAAGCTCTTAAAAATTATGGTTCTAATGTTAAGCTTACAATATATCCTGAAGCTAATCACGATAGCTGGACTGAAACTTATAACAACGAAGAACTTTATGAATGGTTTCTTGAACAATCTTTAGAAAGAAAGTAA
- a CDS encoding glycoside hydrolase family 16 protein: MERKLLLKIILMQLAIISISFAGCSKEDSTTTPTSDIPEIPGYTLVWNDEFTAANIDLTKWEHEVNGDGGGNNELQYYTNLPTNSFIENGHLVIKAIYEDYQSRDFTSARMRTKYKGDWLYGRIEVVAKIPAGRGTWPAIWMLPTDWEYGNWPSSGEIDIMEHVGYDPNVIHGSIHTLAYNHTIGTQKTALLTIPTAITSFHKYAIEWFEDHIDFYIDDTMYFTFTNENKDWQYWPFDKRFHLILNLAVGGNWGGAEGIDVAAFPAQMEVDYVRVYKKN; the protein is encoded by the coding sequence ATGGAAAGAAAATTATTATTAAAAATCATACTGATGCAATTAGCTATCATCTCAATCTCTTTTGCAGGCTGCAGTAAAGAAGATTCAACTACAACTCCAACAAGCGACATTCCGGAAATTCCCGGTTATACTTTAGTTTGGAATGACGAGTTTACTGCAGCAAACATTGATTTAACAAAATGGGAACATGAAGTAAACGGCGATGGCGGGGGGAATAATGAATTGCAGTACTACACCAACCTCCCAACAAATTCTTTTATTGAAAATGGGCATCTTGTCATCAAAGCTATCTATGAAGATTATCAAAGCCGTGATTTTACTTCGGCTCGAATGAGAACAAAATATAAAGGCGATTGGCTTTACGGGCGTATTGAAGTCGTGGCAAAAATTCCTGCCGGACGGGGAACCTGGCCAGCTATCTGGATGCTGCCGACAGATTGGGAATATGGCAACTGGCCTTCAAGCGGTGAGATTGATATTATGGAACACGTAGGTTATGATCCGAATGTTATTCATGGTTCTATTCATACATTAGCTTACAATCATACAATCGGAACTCAAAAGACTGCTTTGCTTACAATTCCTACCGCTATCACGAGTTTTCATAAATATGCAATTGAATGGTTTGAGGATCATATTGATTTTTATATTGATGACACAATGTATTTTACTTTTACAAATGAAAACAAAGACTGGCAGTATTGGCCTTTCGATAAACGATTTCATTTAATTTTGAATCTTGCAGTCGGCGGTAATTGGGGTGGGGCAGAGGGAATTGATGTAGCTGCTTTTCCTGCACAAATGGAAGTTGATTATGTACGAGTCTATAAGAAAAATTGA